Below is a window of Lacrimispora xylanolytica DNA.
AAGCCGTTGGTTCTCTCATCAAGAAATGGTCGGTCTATCTGGTTTGGATCTCCAAGGAGAATTATCTTAGTTCCCTTTCCAGCACGGGTGATGATTCCCTTTACTTGATTGGGTGTCATATTCTGGGCTTCATCTATAATTAAATAGGTCTGTACGATGGAGCGGCCCCGAATGTAGTTGAGGGCTTCGGTCTTTATGAGGCCGCGACCAAATATCTCCTCTATTTTTCCTGCCAGCTCCTCTTCCTTTTCATACCGCTTCTCTTCGTTGGAATCAATGAGCTGCTCCAGGTTATCAATGACAGGACGCATGAGGGGTGATATTTTTTCCTGTTCATCTCCTGGCAGGAATCCGATGTCTGAATCAAACTGGGCATTCGGACGGCTTATCATGATACGGCGGTATTCTCCGGTAGGATTGTTTAAAAGCTTTTCCAGGCCAACCGCCAGAGAATAAAAGGTCTTAGCCGTTCCAGCCATTCCCTTTACGATTACAAGGGGAGCGGTTTCTGCCGGCTGCATTAAGGCTTCCTGGAGAAAATACTGGCCTGCATTTCTGGGCGATATACCATAAGGCTTATGCTTTCCATACTCCAGGGGTACAATTTTTGTTTTGCTCACCCTTCCCAGCACTGTTTTTTTCGTGGACTGGTCAGCCTTTAATAGAATAAACTGGTTTTCTGTAAGTTCTGGTTTTCTTTTTTCTCCTGTTTCATCCATGACATAAACTTGATCTATGGGAATTCCTTTTTTCTTATAATCCTTAAAACTTTCTTCCGGTACATAGACCTCAGTTCTTCCTTGATACTGGTCGGACCGTTCCGGCACCTGCTCTGCAGTGAAATCCTCTGCCTTAACGCCGATGATCTGAGCTTTGATCCGAAGAAGAATGTCTTTGGTCACAAGGACTACGTCCCCCTCCAGCCCCTTACAGACCTTTAAAATCCGGTTATCCATCTTATCATCAGGCAAATCAGGAGGAAGCTTTACATCTACGAAGTTTGTTTCAATCCTTATAGAACCACCCTGCTCCAGCTTAACGCCGGATAGCAAATCACCTTTATGACGGAGCTGCTCCAGATTCCTGATGGCTGCTCTGGCATTGGCCCCCTTTTCTCCTTCCGCCTTTTTCAGATGATCCAGTTCTTCTAAAACCACCACCGGAAGCACCACCTGATTGTCTTCAAAGCAGTATAGGGCATCAGGGGCCTGAATCAGTACATTCGTATCTACCACATAGGTTTTTATCATCTACCGGACTCCTTTTCTTTATCAGAAATATGTTTCCTGCAATTCTCATTATAGCGAAAGAAAAGGGCTCCTGTTACCATGAACCTGTAAAGGCAGTGTAAAAATCAAGGCACTTTTCTGGAAAATACAGGGGCTGACTCCAGTTTATGTCCTATCCAGGCTTATGACTTTGACGGAATTTCGTTCCACTACCTCAGAGTCAAAAAGGTATCCTGCTTCGAAGCTGGGATTTTCAATGAGCTTAATCATATTTTTTGCCGCCTTTTTTCCAAGGGATTCCATCGGGTGAGGAAAGGAAGTGATGGGAACATCTCCAATAACAGACAACTCTGAATTATCAATTCCTACAATGGATATGTCCTCTGGAATCCGGATGCCCCTATCCTTACAAATAGCGGCAAAGCGATATGCTACCTCATCGTTATAGCAGACCAGACCAGTACAGCCGGATAGCCTTTCAAACAGATAATCGGACCATATCTCCATATCCGTTTGGCTTTCAGAATCCATCCACAGAACATTTCTCCCATCTGCCTTTAATCCGGCCTTTTCCAGCGCCCGGATAAAGCCCAAATATCTTAAATGTCCCTGACCGTCGT
It encodes the following:
- a CDS encoding PhoH family protein; its protein translation is MIKTYVVDTNVLIQAPDALYCFEDNQVVLPVVVLEELDHLKKAEGEKGANARAAIRNLEQLRHKGDLLSGVKLEQGGSIRIETNFVDVKLPPDLPDDKMDNRILKVCKGLEGDVVLVTKDILLRIKAQIIGVKAEDFTAEQVPERSDQYQGRTEVYVPEESFKDYKKKGIPIDQVYVMDETGEKRKPELTENQFILLKADQSTKKTVLGRVSKTKIVPLEYGKHKPYGISPRNAGQYFLQEALMQPAETAPLVIVKGMAGTAKTFYSLAVGLEKLLNNPTGEYRRIMISRPNAQFDSDIGFLPGDEQEKISPLMRPVIDNLEQLIDSNEEKRYEKEEELAGKIEEIFGRGLIKTEALNYIRGRSIVQTYLIIDEAQNMTPNQVKGIITRAGKGTKIILLGDPNQIDRPFLDERTNGLSFAAEHMKGSSLCWQVTLTAEECERSLLAMDAVKRL